In Paenibacillus dendritiformis, the DNA window TCAATCGATGCATATTGATCAGGAATGGCAGGGCTTAGGTAAAGCAGCTACAGAATCGCAAATCGCCCTCGGTATTAAGGGGGTATCAAATGGGACAACTATTTGGTCGCCTGCCGAAAGTGATGGAGTCACACCATCAACTGTAGCCGGAACAATCAAGCTCGAACCGAACAGCACAGAGGACATTATGGTAGATGCGAAACACGGTAACGCATGGGGTTCGGCTAAGACTTTGAATTACAAGCTCTATACGAGAGTTGCACTGACTGAAAACTAAAATATGGAGTTAACGAATCGTGGCGGGAGTTTATATCCCGTCACATTTTACTTTGATTGAAAATTTGAATTGGATGGTGAAGAGAATGAAGTCCATTGCAAAGCTTCTCGTTATGTCAATGTTCAGTTTCATGGTAATTACATCGTTTACACCGATGAAGTCTCACGCAGCTCCAGTGGTTCCTTCAGGTTCGGGATCAGAAGGTGACCCATATGCGATTAGTTCAGTAACTCATTTGGAATGGGTCGCTAGTCAAGTTAACTCAGGTAATTCATTCGCTAATGAGTTTTTGGAGTTATCTCAGAATATTGATGCATCAGGTTGGGAGCCTACCCCAATCGGTACCCAATCGAAAATGTTTTCTGGGACATTTGATGGTAAGAATCACAAGATTAGTAACTTAACGATCAATAAGTCTTCATCTGATTATGTTGGCTTATTCGGGGTATTGAGTACCCTAGCTACTGTTAAAAATGTGGGTATTGAAAATGCGAACATCTCAGGGAAGGATAACGTAGGAGGTCTAGTCGGGCGTACTCTTGGAGAAGTGAGAAATGCATACGTAACTGGGATTGTGTCAGGTGTTGACAGAATTGGCGGTTTAATCGGTGATAATAATGGTAGAATTTATGATTCGTATTCAACAGCTACTGTCACAGGGAACAGTTTTATTGGAGGCTTGGTTGGATATAATAGCGGGGGTCAAATTTATAATTCATTTGCAACAGGAAGTGTATCAGGCAGCGAAAATGTCGGTGGTATGACGGGATATAATTATTCAGACATTCGGAACTCCTATGCGACTGGAAATGTAACAGGAAGAATCAGAGTGGGCGGTTTTGTAGGAGCAAATGGCGGATTTATTTCTAACTCTTATGCTGCAGGAAATCTTTCGGGAGAAGGTGAAATCGGCGGATTTTCTGGATTTAATACTCCTGGGTATGGAAGGATCACGTCATCCTACTGGAACTCAGACAGCGACATAAAAGAGAGTAACGTTCCTCAAAATCCTAAGCTTGGGGTCGGTAGCGACAATGTTGTGACAACTGCAAAGACAGTTGTTGAAATGAAATCATCCGATTTTGCACTATTGTTAAATAGTAACCGAGGTGCATTAGAGGCTGAATGGTTAATAGCGAGTAACACCAATAACGGCTTCCCTACATTTTCATTGATGGGAAGCGGTGGGGATGAAGGTAATTCAGAACCTGAATCAGGTCGAGATATTGATATTACTGGAAGCGTATCAGCATCGATAATTGTGGTAACCGTTCCTACTACACTGAGCTTCGCAATCAAGACTAATTCAGAAACTGATCCGTTTATCAGTGCTCCATTCAATATAGAGAATCAGACAAATTCGCCTATAGAGATCGCATTCTTAGGGTTCAAGTCCAAAGAAGGAACGACAGCTAAGGTTGTCGACGCTGATAAGTATACAGATTGGGGTAAGCTTCCTACTTCAAAATCCGAAACTGAAATTGCTCTTGGAATTAAAACTGATGGCAAGACCTACTGGTCGCCAGCAGAAACTGCAGAAGCACCGAGTTCAGTGGTTGATACAGTGAGGATCGATCAGCAAGGTACAAAGGTATTTGCTTTGGATGGGAAACACGGTATGGCGTTTAAACAATCAAAAGTACTTGACTATACAATGTATGCTCGGGTTGGACTAGCAAGTTAATATTGAGTAAGTCGTTAGCTCCCCTCAATTCCAGAGGGGATTTTTTTTTATTGCCATTTGCAGATAGCATTTTCATTTCAAGAGTTGTTACCAGATAAACCATACAACAACTATAAGCTACTAGTGACATGATCGTACAGATCACGTTCCGATGTTCAAACCGCAGGGGGTTGATACAGTGAAATTAAAGGTAAGAGTCTCATTTCTAATTATCTGTGCCGTATTCATCTGCTTAAGTTCTTCTGGAGTAGTCGCCGCGGCAGATGCAGATATAAAATCTATCGAGATTCCTTCAGGAGATAAGAAGCATATGCAAGACGTTTGGAGCAAATTAGGGAATGCAGGAAGCCGTCTTAACCTTGATTTTGAGGCTAACACAGGAGACCATCCTGATTCTCGGCTTCTGGTCTACGATGGTACGAGCGGAACGGTAAAATTCAACAATACCAATTTTCAGGATGCAACTGAAAAATCGCGGAAAAGAGTGCTAAGGGAATTCGTTGAGGTGCTTCAGGGATCGGCAGTCTCGGATCAAACACAACAAGTAATATTGGGTTCAATGTCTGCTCTGAATAATGAAGTTTCAATGATATTGATCCCTTTGATTACGGAGAGTGCTTCAGCAGATATGTATACTGCAATGATATGGATCAACCCGATCTTGCCTTATATTAGAGTAGTTTTCGGCATAGGGGCGATCTTACTTACAATATATCTGATTGCAACATCGATTGCTGATTTGTTTTACATCGGACTACCTGTAGCAAGAGAATCAATGGATTTGAAGGCAGATAATAAAGAGCGAAAGAAGCCATTCGGAATTAGCAATGATGCTATTTCTACTGTCAGGGAAGTTGAAGCTTCATTAAAGTCAACAGGCAGTTATAAAAATGCGTACATGCTTTACTTTAAACGAAGGGTTCTGACCTACATTATCCTTTCGCTCTGTCTGCTCTATCTTATCGGCGGAGAGCTTGGCGGACTTATAGCATGGCTCCTGAGTTTAGTAAGCGGAGTTGTATAACACATTAATCCTCTCATGACATGAGGGGATTTTTCTTTTGCCTAAGCAGCAGCAATATCGAAATCGTCGAGTTAAGAATCCTCCAGTGGTTCATTTATCACCCTGTAACACATAAAACCCGGAAATACTTATCTTTGACCCTTGAGATTAACACAACTTCGACATCTGATTTTGCAGAAGGATTACAGAAGTAGCACATAAATAAAACGATTGTCTGAAAAGGAGATGACGGGAATGAGGGGTATTGAGAGCAGTCAGGTCAATGGGTTCGTTATTGATCATGGTGAAGGTGTCGAAGCGGATACGCATTCAGAAGAATTCGATGACAAGGAGTTTTTAAAGTTTCAGAAAAAGATGATCCGAGCCGAAAAGTGGCTAAATCGCTTAGAGAAAATAACTGCATGGTTGGATCGAGTTCAGCACTGGGCTGAGGAGCGAGCTTCAAAATCAAAATAAAAATAAAGGGAAATGGATGGAGGTGGAAAGGTTGCAACCTAAGCGGATAAATCGATTTGTAGCAGCGCTTATCGCCGTATTTCTTCTAATAGCATCTACACCACTAAACTCGGCTTCTGCAGTCGGTAGTCCTTCAGCTGACTCCCCAAATGCTATGGCACGTTCGATGATTGACTTCTTCAGAAAAGACAGAACGGAGCTTGCTGTAGACAGGGTTTCCAGAGATGAATTGATGGTGTACGGGGTATTTTTATCAAATTTCTTTGTTCCAGGGAAGACAAAATTAAGTGATATGGTCGATGATTCGGCAGACAAGCAAGACACCATTCCAAGGATAGTGAGCAATAAGTTCTTTGGTTCACCTGATAACTATAAGCAGATCATCAACGTAAACAGTAAATTATACAATGCGATCATGGAAGTATTTCAATCCTCAAAGTCATCCTTCGGTTTGTTTAAGTCCGTTCCTCAAGATGGGTCACTTCCAATGTCAGGAGAAGATTTTTATAACAAACTGGCAGGAGTAGACACGAATCGAAAAATATATGCGAAGAATGGTTCAGGCGACAATGTTGTAATGGACTTGAATGATAAAGCAACACACGCAGCTATCCAAGTACTGTTCTCTTATTCGCCAGAGTTGATTTTGGATAAGGAGAAAGGACTTAGGGCTTTAACCGCCATGTATATCGATGGATTAGGTAACATTTGGGGGGCTTACGATAATGTCGCGATAGAAGAGTATGTACTGATTCTTCCTGCAGCATTAAATCCAGTAGTCTTTTCTAAAACTGCTAATGGGGGTAAGTTTCCAGTTGCAAACGTTTTTGTTATGGGCGGTATAGTTAATATTACGGAAAACATTCTAGACGGAAAGCCTTTCATGACCCCTTACTATAATATCAAGGATTATTTTACAAATGGGTCAAAGGAAGAAATCACGATGAACAGAAATAATATGCTGAGTATCTTTGGTATTCAATCGCATTCCAGTATGACAAAGCTATCAGGAGGTTCAGCATTTAGAAGTTTAGGTGACTCAGACACATTGATCATGAACAGTGATAAGGTTATCTCTAATCCGTATCAGGATGTTCAGAAATTTATTCAAGCTGAATCGAGTACAATTTCAAATAACAACTCGTTTATCTTTCTGACTATTGATGCAAGTAAATTCACCAATGGACAGAAATACTTTGTAGATGAAGAAGCACTCAACAGTGATCAGAAGGATACTTTGTCAAAATACTTATTCGGTGGCAGTGTTTTTTCATTGGATGAGTTAGCAGACGATATGTACTATTTCAACGTACCGACTGGAGCCAGCGGCGGTGAAGGTGATTGGAAAACCGATGACGATGCTTTGTTGATGAGGCAGAAGATGTTCGCCAAAGAAGTATCGGGTCAATATCAGTTTTATCAAGGCTCTTACTTCTCGTCACCTTTCAACGCCTTTCTTCATTATTACTATGATAGCAAGAGTTCAGGTGACGAACAGGATGAAGTAGATTTTTTAGTGAAATGGCTTCAAGATAATACGACCAATAAAACAGTAAGTCCAACTTCTGCTGAGTTTAAAGCGTTAAAGAGCTTTTTGGATTCAGGGGATTTTGGTACCGATGATCCTGATACAATTAACACTGCGCTAAAGCTATTGAAATTCGACAGTAATAATTTCGTATATAATTTGTTGCCCTCATCGACACTCGTCGAGGATAATCTAGTACGATCAAACTGGTACCAACCAAAACTTATATCTCCAACTAGCTTTGGTTTAACAGAATATGATTCTTTTCTGGGGTATATTTCAATTGCGATAAGAAAGAGTGCTTTCTTTAAACAATATAACGGATTTGATGATTATTCTTACTTTGAATTTAATGGTGCTGGTCTTTTTCAGGCAGGAAATGGCGGCAAAATCGTTGGGCATGATACTGTCAAAGGATCGAGTAAGAAGGTTGTCGGGAAAAACGGACAAAATGCAATTTCTACCCTGTTCTATAATTCTATGGTGTATCGAGTATTTGGAATGAATAGTACCTTTACCAAGAAATTAAAGAGCAACATGTACGCTGGAACCGAAGTTGACGGCGTTCTTGGTAAATATACTACTCGAACTGCAATCATGAATGATGTCAATAACTACCCAGGTATCTATTGGGGTTACATGGTGCAACTGCTCGGCATAGAAAAGAGTAAAGACAGTAAAACTGGTGAGGAAAAATGGGATAGCAAACGTTTTGAGAATGACTTATTACCAACAATTATATTGAATACGATGAGTGGAGGATTAGACCTCGTTACAATTATCGGAGGATCGGGGGTTGTGGCTTCCGAAGAGAAGACAATGCAGGAAATGCAAACAGATATCGTTAAGAAGATTTATGGTCTTCTCTCGGACGGTCCAAATCAGTATAGAGATAAGCTGATCAAATCTGCACAAGACAGTTGGATTATATCCACCCATAGGAGCATTACCGGTTCGTGGATTGGAAATATTTTAAGTGTGAGCGCAGGCGGAAACGAATCATATGCTTCAATTGTTGGTTACATCAATACGCCTAGTTTAACGGAGTTACCTATAACTTCTTGGTTACTGGACGATTACATGTCAATATACTTGTTACTGATCTTATTTGTTGCGATGATCGTGATAATAATGGTCATAACACATGTGCGTTCTATTAGAGAAGGGGTATTAATCTTCATCGTAATGGCTTTCGTACTGATAATTCCTCAGTTCTTCATCTCAAGTGTAGTAAATTTATCAAATACAGCAGGAGATAAGCTATACTCTGGAAGGTTTAATTATTGGGCAATTACTCAGCATCAGCAAGCACTGTCTTCTATGCGTAATGTAAAGCTTATGGATGATGAGAAAAACTATATTATTGCTCAAAACATGGAGTTAGCAAGGGAGGCATATTCCTCAGATGTTGGAGTTCGGGTTAAATGGATGTCGCCTAAGAAAGA includes these proteins:
- a CDS encoding GLUG motif-containing protein; this encodes MAGVYIPSHFTLIENLNWMVKRMKSIAKLLVMSMFSFMVITSFTPMKSHAAPVVPSGSGSEGDPYAISSVTHLEWVASQVNSGNSFANEFLELSQNIDASGWEPTPIGTQSKMFSGTFDGKNHKISNLTINKSSSDYVGLFGVLSTLATVKNVGIENANISGKDNVGGLVGRTLGEVRNAYVTGIVSGVDRIGGLIGDNNGRIYDSYSTATVTGNSFIGGLVGYNSGGQIYNSFATGSVSGSENVGGMTGYNYSDIRNSYATGNVTGRIRVGGFVGANGGFISNSYAAGNLSGEGEIGGFSGFNTPGYGRITSSYWNSDSDIKESNVPQNPKLGVGSDNVVTTAKTVVEMKSSDFALLLNSNRGALEAEWLIASNTNNGFPTFSLMGSGGDEGNSEPESGRDIDITGSVSASIIVVTVPTTLSFAIKTNSETDPFISAPFNIENQTNSPIEIAFLGFKSKEGTTAKVVDADKYTDWGKLPTSKSETEIALGIKTDGKTYWSPAETAEAPSSVVDTVRIDQQGTKVFALDGKHGMAFKQSKVLDYTMYARVGLAS